From the Octopus sinensis linkage group LG3, ASM634580v1, whole genome shotgun sequence genome, the window TTGTGTGCCATACCATGTCATTCAAACAAGACTTAATGAATCTACTGGAAATATTAACATATCACGCCTATGCTcgtcaacaataataatgatttcaaattttggcactaggccagcaattgctgggaggagacaagtcgattacatcgaccccagtgctcaactagtacttattttatcgattttaaaaggatgaaaggcaaagtcaacctcagcagaatttgaactcagaacataaagacaggcgaaatacctatttctttactacccacaaggggctaaacacggagaggacaaacaaggacagacaaacgaattaagtcgatgattatatcgacccagtgcgtaactggtacttaatttatcgaccctgaaaggataaaaggcaaagtcgacctcggcggaatttggactcagaaggtagcgacaggcgaaataccgctaacgtctctgccaactGGTCACCTGGTCAACAGTGCTAATAATGCCATCATGGAATTATAGGAAGAACTCTGAGTGTTACAACTATTACACACAAATCAAGGAAAGCTGAAATAGTCTACATAATAGAAATTTGAAAGAGAAACTGTCAGCAGAAAGTTATGCATGGGTATACATCCCGCAACCCATCCCGTCTCACTGAGAAAAATACGCTTTTGATACTCAAGAGCATCAAATAACTACTAAATATATGACCAGCAAGAGAGATAAGGAACTCCTCTAAACTTTCACGTTGCGATAGAACATGTCGACTGTACTTTACTGGGGTGGGAAATAGCCCCACATCATCAGCAGTTGTCCAAAAAACGTCTGTAAGTTACTACTTACACATAAGACATGACATTGTTGCTAAAACCATTTACAATACTATTTGCAAGAAAGCTTTTTTCTGACGGAAAAACAAAAGCATACCAGACCCAGAATATATTCAAGtctttaaaaataagaattactGGGAGAATATTCCAATAAAGATAGGTTGCAAAAAATGCTGATTATtacagaggctggctacccggcAGATATAAAACTGAGGGAAAAGAGAACTATAATGAGAAAATGTTAATCTTATAGCCAAGCTGTGTActttcatttgtatttattttcagttgtGCATATAGCTGTATAATATGAGATTTGCATAAAAACTTAGAAAAGATGGGATTCTCAAAGAAAGAATAAAGCTTGCTAATTCGCGTCCTTCTCCAAATAAAAGTGATTAGTGGTACAGTGAAGACTTATAAAACATTCCAAGAATTCTTCGTTTTGTTCACTGgaatgaatatatgcacacaaccgtatgtgcatatgttcatTCCATATGCACgtttataaaaatgtaaagattcgcgtacatttatgtacatgcacatcCACTGCATGAGTGTAAGTTTATCCCCATCCCATGCACCTACATGAATGCACACATTAACTCGTTGACATATTTTCAAATCCCGCGAACTGTTTCGACTCAAACAAAAGAGCCTGGTCACGTTGTTAGTCATTAACTGGAATTATACAGAGGgggaaaaaaagtacaaaaacacgcatgcatgcatgtatccatccgtccgtccgtccatccatccatccatccatccatccatacatacatacatacacacatacatacatacatatacacacatatacatacatacatacatacatacatacatacatacatacatatatacatacatacatacatacatacatacacacatacatataaacatatacacgtacgctcaagcacacacacgatattatatatatatatatatatatatatatatatatatatatatatatatatatatatatatacaagtatacatatgtatatgtgtgtttatatacatgtgtgcagatatgtatgcgtgtgtatgtgtgtgcgtatgtgtgtgtgtgtgtgtgtgtgtatgtgtgtgtatgtatgtatgtatgtatgtatgtacattagcCAGCTAGCCTGTCCAGCGGGGTGGCgacattcgaaagctaaaacaatgctaagcgcattgtgatcagcgatgtataacaacatccgatagcctGGTCGATACCGTgatgcatacattcgtacatgtatgtatgtatgcatctatgcatgtatgtatgtatgagtgaataaaGAACTCGAATATCTgtagtgcacacacatacatgttccaAGAATCGAATTTCGAATGTAAAAACTGTCTtattctacacatacacacgcacacaaacatacccacacgcgcgcacacatactttctccctctctctttttaaaattctctcgccgtctgtctctctctttttctcctgccTTTATGTACGTGttcgtttgtgtatgcgtgtgtgtatgcgtgcgtgcgtgcgtgtgcgtgcgtacgtaaatatatatttacataaatacacttacacgtatacatatatgtgttttgaAACAGTTTTATTGTGTCTGTGACGAGAAACTCAGCCACAGGTGGGATGCGTAATTTGTAAATTCTGTTCCTTAGAGGTTTCCATAGCTGTAATGAAGCCCAAACACTTGCTCTCTCAGACATTCAcatagagaaagaaggaaaagaagaaaaaaacagagagagaaggggaggatcCGTTATCGCTCCCCTGTCACAACAGCCAGCACTCTCGGCAATATCTTATCTGGGATTCCGTTCTCTGGTTTACTGCTGAATACCAATTTAGCGAACGGAAACTGTTTGACCaattggcagaatatttgggtgaGTAGAGTAATATTTTTTGGTGTTTCAATAAACAActgtcttgtttcttttttcacttaTGTTACCCTGGTTAGTACTAATTGCTTCACTAGTAGCATTATCATTATATCCCTTCGTCCAGCACGACATTAGACCGTATCGCACACCATCACAAAAATTCCATTACATTACTGTCACACCACACACGAGCCACAGTAACACACTTCTTCATATTGTTATTAACTATTAACACATCCTCCAGCACACTTTACACACCACAAACACGCCACGCTACGCTTCATTTcattaccacaatcaccacaaacacaaacacatcatcattCCGTTTCGTCGTTACATCACACTTCACTATATCAGATCGCTCCGTTTCACTGCATAACTACACCgcatcacatgcatatatataccattctactTATCCAGAAATccaggtggaaaaaaaaaaagagaaaagaaaaaaaaacaacattggaaaaaaaagtcaTACAGATAAAAcataagagtaaaagaaaaatgaaggaatcGCAGGGAAATTTCAAGATATGATTGATTTAATGCAGTTTTTTGTTGCTGGTTTATTGTTCTATGTAAGATTTTGTATGAATCGTATTTTTTTCACATACGTGTAATACAATTATATTATGTTGTCATTGCGTATAAGTCATGTAGTGTCAGTTTATTAActcaaaatattatttgtttaattacatCAACTATTATTTTTTGCTATGCTAATATGAAAAATTTAACATCTATCAGGTGACTTTTTTCCTACCCAAAagtgtgacattttttttttctatgacttTATTTCCGTTCACCTTATGCGGCACACACTACATGATGTCTCTATTAAACTGCACCGCATTCAAAGGAGACTACATCGACCTGCCTTATTGGTCGGGACGTCTCGACAGAATTACATTGAAGGGAGACAACGGCGTACTTTGTCAATTAGTTTTTGCAATTaagcaataatgttttctttttcttttcttttatttgtttttttgtttgcatCTCTAAAAGACTAGTATCTTAGTTCTAATGTGTGTGATAATGTTGATGgtaagaaagagaataagaaaaattttcaaaattaatctaaACGCCACAATTTTTTAGGGGGTGTGATGTAGACTCCagtatatcgactccagtaatgagtattttattttattgattttgatgatttCTAAATAGGCATAAAGCCATACATTTAAGGAGAAGATTACAATCGATTCAGTTAAAACAAGAACCTGACTATGGGggtttttcctgtatttttttatcgatcccaaaagggaGAAGAACGAAGTTGACCCCATCGTAAAGGGACGTAATTAAATCAATTCcaccaaaataattttatcatgtctGCCTCAAAGGTCCGAATTTATAATAGGGCGGTATATTCAGTTGattgcttatatttattttatcaccttTAAAAAGGGCGATAGATTAGGAGCTTGAAATAGGTTTTTTCTTTGTCCATTAAATGTATATAACTATTGTGAAATTAAGGGGGTTGCATTATAAAACACATGGCCGAATGTTTAAGTCTTATTACAGGTTGTGCCTGGGAGCAAGGTGTATAACTCTACTtgataaattaatgaaattaaaaattgtcggtctccctcttctctctgtttcccttcctttgcctctctctctcttcttccctcctattctgtctctttctatcctcCCTTTGtcactctccctcctctctttgtctctttctctctcctcctcccttcccTCTCTAAATTCCACGATGCTAACCCGTAGAGTTGACtacaaaagtaaaaaggaaatagaaaaattcaatttcatttgtatttgttgAATGAAGCTCAAATTAAACATGGATAAAATAAATctcgtttttaatattttccatttcAGAAATTCTCCTTCTGGTGTTGTGACCAAATTAATTATTGTGTGTGAAAGCCAAATCTTCAAGTGAAAGGGCAATTGATTGAAAAAGTTTCTTAAAGAAATCATGAAGACGAATATCAACATTGATGTTTTCCAGTGTGGAATATGCCAAAAATACTTTTCCGACAGCAATAGCTTAAAGGTTCACATGGAAGTGCACCCGGTCAAGAAACTGTACTTTTGTGATGTATGTGGCATATCCTGTGTTGAAGAATATCTCTTGAATAACCACATGAAAATTCACACAGGAGAAAGAccgtatatttgtgatatatgtggtaaagATTTTGTGAAAAAATCTCAGTTGAAGAAACATTCAGAAATACACAGCAGTGACAGCCTctttcactgtgatatttgtggcaagAATTTTGTCCATGCATCTTCTTTAAAGAAGCACATACGAGtgcatactggagaaaaaccgttCCAGTGTAATGAGTGTGGGAAAGAATTTGTGCAGAATTGTCATTTGAAACAGCACCAGAGacttcatactggtgagaaaccatttcattgtgaATTTTGTGGCAAAGACTTTGTACGAGGTTCTGATTTTAAGATCCATACTCGAagacatactggagaaaaaccattcaTTTGTAATATATGTGGGAAAGATTTTGTTGATGGATCTTCATTGAGAAGTCACATACGAATTCACACTGGGGAGCGACCATATCATTGTGAGATATGTGGTAAGGATTTTGTAATTTCCTCTTCgttaaagaaacatataaaaactcatactggagagaaattTCACTATTGTAAAATATGCAGAAAGAAATTTGTTCAAGCGTATTCTTTGAAAATCCACATGAAAGTTCACACTGGCGAAAGTGCATTTAAATGTGAAGTGTGTGGGAAAGATTTTCAGGAAAGTTATGATCTGAAAATGCATATGAAAATTCACACTGGTGAGAAAACTTTCCACTGCGATACTTGTGCTAAGGACTTCTTGCACGAGTTCTCGTTTAAGAGCCACATGAAAAAACACGAAGGAGAAAAACCAGTTGAAAGTGAGATGCGTGTAAGTGATTTTTACCAAATGTCCAACTTAGCGAATCATATGAGTAAATATACGAAGACTAAGATTTTCCATTGTGAAATATGTAGGGACGATTTTATGGAAGAATCTAGCTTGGCAAAGCACATAAAGATCCATACAGATGAAAAGCCATTTCAATGTAATTTATGTGGAAATGACTGTGTTGAAGCATCTATTTTGAAAATTCATATCCAAGGCCACTTGGAAGATAAACCTCTCATTTGTAAAACCTGTGGAGATGAGTTCCTCTTTGAATGTGACTTAGAAAAACATGTTGAAATGCATGTATGAGCCTCAAAAGTATCATTCTGGAGTGTTATGTAAAGTTATCTTTCAGAATCAGTCTTTTTTATGTTAAAATCTTTGGAACTTTTGGAGACTCAACACCACCAGACACTGGACCAGCAAGAAACACTTTCAGTGCACTTAACCAACATAACTAAGTGATGTTGGCTTTGAAGATGACAAAAAGCAAAATGCTGAGAGATATTTATTGTTGGTATCAAGAACATGTTGGGGATCAAATTCcctcttttattaatttcatatagCATGTCACTTTATCAGAGTTGTTTCATTCTGGGCATTATTGTCATGGGAAAATTAAACAGAAATGTAggttgtgatgatgatcatgatgataagtGGGAAGGTGTTAAAGGGTTGATAATTGTCATTATTTGGTCCCAGGATGAACCTGATTAAGCAGATTTATGAGACATTCAAGTTGTTACCTTCCTGTATTTTTTCTAGGCACAGTACACTTAGTcacacattatctaatgtgcccttCTATTCTAAGATTGTAAGGCATGATTTAAGAAAGATATGGTTGCTAATTTTGGCAAGTCAAATTACTGCATAGATTTTCCCTTGTttttataagacatatatatctagatgcaggtatacacacacacaaacattatcagcatcatcatgatgtttgtatgtgtatatttttatatatacataaatatacacatacacacacacacacacattatttcccgttatatatttatataaatatatatacacacacacacacacacacacacacacacacacacacacacacacacacacacacacacacacaacacacacacacacacacacacatatatatatacatacacagatatatatatatacatgcatgtatatggtaATTGATTCATCTTCTCTGGTGATTGCTGCCCCCTTGCGCTTCCTTGTTTTCAAAGGCATTTCTGACTTTCCGTCCATGACCTCATGGATGGCTTCAGTCCTGCTGCAGATTTGCATTGTTTGAAGCTTAGGTGACAGGAACAAAAGTTGTAACACACTGTGTGCTTCCAGCTGGTTAGGTCTGCACATGTTACCACTCTTCAATTACGATAGGACTCTCAGTAGATGGAATGACAAATGAGGTCACCATAAAGACACATCTGTATGTCATTGGATTATAGCGATAAATGTTTATACAACATGAGTACCACTCACTGAGTCTCTGTGATTAGTAACTGGTGATAAGCCAAAGGGAAATGACTAATAATCACATGAAACTGCAGGTTTTATATC encodes:
- the LOC115209369 gene encoding gastrula zinc finger protein XlCGF57.1-like, giving the protein MKTNINIDVFQCGICQKYFSDSNSLKVHMEVHPVKKLYFCDVCGISCVEEYLLNNHMKIHTGERPYICDICGKDFVKKSQLKKHSEIHSSDSLFHCDICGKNFVHASSLKKHIRVHTGEKPFQCNECGKEFVQNCHLKQHQRLHTGEKPFHCEFCGKDFVRGSDFKIHTRRHTGEKPFICNICGKDFVDGSSLRSHIRIHTGERPYHCEICGKDFVISSSLKKHIKTHTGEKFHYCKICRKKFVQAYSLKIHMKVHTGESAFKCEVCGKDFQESYDLKMHMKIHTGEKTFHCDTCAKDFLHEFSFKSHMKKHEGEKPVESEMRVSDFYQMSNLANHMSKYTKTKIFHCEICRDDFMEESSLAKHIKIHTDEKPFQCNLCGNDCVEASILKIHIQGHLEDKPLICKTCGDEFLFECDLEKHVEMHV